GTGGCGGCCGTCGAGCCCGACCGCGTGAGCGTGCTGCAGCTCGCCGAGCACGCCCAAACGGTCCACGCCGACCGGGTATGGGCGGACTACGGCGTGACGGGCGAGGGCGTAAACGTTGCCGTGATCGACACCGGCGTCGACGCGAACCACCCGGACCTCAAGGCTGCGATCGTTGCCCAGAAGTGCTTCTCCGTCGAGAGCGGGTGCGGCGTCAACAGCGCCGCGTCCGAGAGCGATGACGCGATCGACCGGAACGGCCACGGCACCGGCATGGCGGGGATCGTCGCGGGCCGCGGCGTCGTGGCGCCGCGCGGGATCGCGCCCGGCGCCGGCATCGTGGCGGTGCGCGTTTTCAACGCCAAGGCCGAGTCGTTCATCAGCGACCAGGTCAAGGCGTTCGATTGGATCGTCCGCGAGCGGAGCCGGCTGAATGTCAAGATCGCCAACATGAGCCTCGGGTCGAGGGAAACGTTCACCGGCAACTGCGACCAGGCGGACCCGGCCCGCGCGACCGCCATCCAGACCGCGATCACGCGGGGCATCGCCGTCTTCGTCGCCACCGGCAACAGCGGAGCCCAGAATGCGCTCAGCGCGCCCGGCTGCCTGTCCAACGTCATCGCCGTCGCGGCCACATACGATGCCGATCTCGGCCGCGAGCCGGACCGCGGCGAGTTCGGCGGTCCCGACGGCTGCTTCGACGAGAACGCCTCACCGGACACGGTCACGTGCTTCTCGAACATCGGCCGCGGCGTGTCCGTCGTGGCGCCGGGCGCCTGGACGACGGCGCCCAAGATGGGCGGCGGGACGTCGTCGACGGTCGGGACGAGCAACGCCTCGCCGGTGGCCGCCGCGGTCGGTGCGCTCGTGGTGGCGGTGGACGGCAACATCCGCCCCGCGCAGCTCAAGAAGCTGCTCGAGGACACCGGCACGCTCGTCACGGCCAAGAACGGCCAGAAGTACCCGCGCGTCGATGCGCTGGCCGCCCTGATCAAGGCCGGCGCCAAGCCCGTCACGCCCGCCGGGCCGACGGCGTCGCCGACACCGACACGAGGGCCGACGGCCAGCGCGACGCCGACGGCCGCGCCGAGCGAAACGCCGGTGGCCGGATCACCGACGGCGGTGGCGTCCGCGACGATGCCCGCACCTTCGGCGACACCCTCGCCGCCGGATGAGACCCCCGTACCGACGCGGACCGAGGCGTCGGCAACGATCACGCCATTCCACGGGGACAACAATGGGCCGAGCATCTACCTACCGGTCGCCAGCAACGGACCATAGGAATCCGACGGCAACACAAACCCCGCCGGTAGGGGCACGGCGCGAAGGGCATGGGTCCGTATTGGCCGTTGGGGATTGGCCGTTGGGGATTGGCCGTTGCGGCCGTTACCCCACCCGCTCCACCACCACCGCCGTGCTCCCCCCCGTCCCGTGGCACAGCGTCGCCAGCCCGAGCGTCTTGCCGCGGTCGGCCAGCGCCGCCAGCAGCGTGACGATCAGCCGCGCGCCCGTCGCGCCGATCGGGTGGCCGAGGGCGATCGCGCCGCCGTTCACGTTCAGCTTGTCGTAGGGCACGCCCAGCTCGCGGTGGAAGAGGACGGAGTTCACCGCGAAGGCCTCGTTGTTCTCGAAGAGGTCGATGTCGTCGACCGTCATGCCGAGTTGGTCGAGGAGCTGCTTGACCGCCGGGATCGGCGCGGCGGCGAAGCGCCAGCCGGGGCCGGCGGCCCACGTGCTGCCCAACACCTTGGCGATCGGCTTGAGACCGTGGGCCGCCACGGCGTCCCCGCTGGCGACGACGAGCGCCGCGGCGCCGTCCGTCAGCTGGCTGGCGTTGCCGGCGGTGATCACGCCGTCCGGGTTGAACGCCGGCCGGAGCTTGGCAAGGCTCTCCAGCGTCGTGTCGGGCCGAATGCCCTCGTCGCGATCGACGACGGTCACGCCCTTGCGGCCCTGGATCTCGTACGGCGCGATCTCGCCCGCGAACTTGCCGCCGTCGGTCGCCGCCGCGGCGCGGCGGTGGGACTCGAACGCGACCTCGTCGAGGTCGGCGCGGCTGATCCCGAACTCGGCGGCCAGGCGCTCGGTCTGATCGCCCATCCGCTCGCCGGTCAGCGGGTCCGTCAGGCCGTCGTGGTCGAGGAGGTCGATCAGCGGCTCGGACTTGCCCGAGATGTACTTGTAGCCCCAGCGCGCCGCCGGCCGGAGCAGGAAGCCGCTCTGGGACATCGATTCCGTGCCGCCGGCGACCATGATGTCGCGCTCGCCCGCCTTGATGTGCGTCACGGCGTTCATCGTCGCCAGCATGGCCGAGCTGCACACCATGTTCACGTGGTAGCCGTCGATCGTGTCCGGGATGCCGGCTTTGATGGCGGCCTGGCGGGCGATCAACTGGCCATGCCCGGCGCTCACGACGTTGCCGAACACGTAGCCGTCGACGGCCTCGGGGGCGACGTTGCCGCGCGCCAGGGCCGCGCGCATCGCGTGCGCCCCGAGGTCGACCGGCGAGACGTCCATCAGCCCGCCGCCGAACTTGCCGAGGGGCGTCCGAGCGCCCGAGACGATGAATGCTTCCTTCATGGTCCGCAACTCCTTGTGCGCGAATTGTTCCGCGTGCGCGAATTGTGAGCGAACGGCATCACGACCGCGCGTCGAGCCATTCCACGAGCGCTGCCGGCAATGTCTTCTGGACCTTGCCGCTCACGTACATGCCGATGTGGCCGACCGGATAGGACAGTTCCTTGTAGTCCGCCGTGCCCACCCGCCCGGCCAGCGCCAGCGACGAGGCCGGCGGGACAAGGTGGTCCTGCTCGGCGAAGACGTTCAGCACCGGCATCGTCACGGCCTTCAGGTCCACGCGTCGGCCGCCGAGCTCGACCTCGCCGGCGATGAGCTTGTTGTCCTGGTAGAAGTCCTTCAGGAACTGGCGATAGGCCTCGCCGGCCTGATCCGGGCTGTCGAAGATCCACTTCTCCATCCGCAGGAAATTGCGGACCTTCGTCTCGTCTTCGGCGATGTCCAGCAGTCCGGCGTACTTGGCGACGTTCAGCTGGAAGGGCTTGAGCATCAGGAAGCCGAGGTTCATGAAGTCGCCGGGGATGTTGCCCAGCGCATCGACCATGAGGTCGATGTCCATCGGCCGCGCCCAGGCGTTCAGCAGGCCGCAGTCGGCGCCGCTCTCCGCGTGGAAGTCGACCGGGGCGACCATCGCGATGAGGCTCTTGACCTTGTCGGGGTGCAGCGCCGCGTAGCACAGGCTGAACGTGCCGCCCTGGCAGATCCCGAGGACGTGGATCGCCGGCTGGCCCGATCGCGCGCGGACCTCGTCCACGCAGCGGTCGATGTAGCCGTTGATGTAGTCGTCCAGCGTCCGCCAGCGGTCGGCCCGGGTGGGGTAGCCCCAGTCGATCAGGTAGACGTCGAGGCCAAGGTCCAGCAGGTTGCGGACGAGGGAGCGGTCCTCCTGGAGGTCGACCATGTACGGACGGTTGACGAGCGCGTACGAGATCAACAGCGGCACCGGCCGCGGCTCGGCCACGCGCGGAGTGAAGCGGTAGAGCGTGATCCCATCCTCGCTCCAGACCGCCTCCTTGGCCGAGCAGCCGACCGTCACGTCGTCGCTGTCGATGCGCGAGAGCGTCTCGACGCCGGCCACGGTCTGGCGGCTCATCTCGGCCAGCTCGCGGGCGAACGTCTCAGGCGTGATCGCGAACACGTTGGGCATCATCAGGACACCTCCTTGTCGGTCGCCTTGTCGGTCGCCTTGTCGGTCGCCGCTCGACCCGCAGCGCGCTTTGCCGGCCGTGCCGCCGCCATCGCCTGCCGGAGCTCGCGGACCTCGCGTTTGAGGGCGTGCACGCGCCGATTCGTCTCATCCAGCTCGCTGCGCGACGGGATGTCCGTCATCTTGAGCGCCGTCTCGACGATGTCGCGTTCGCGCAGGCGATAGCGCATGGCAGCGGCCAGCATCGCGGCCTGCGCCTCGGCGTAGCGCGGCGCGCGGAAGGCGTCCTCGAGCGAGGCGTCGGTGGCCTCGGACCAAACGTTCACGAACTCGCGAAGGCTGGTGATGGGCGTGTTCGCCTCGGCCCGGCGACGGAGCATGTCGACCCCCGCCTGCCCGGACGCCGCCCAGGCTTCGTTCAGGACGACGCTGAACTCGAACACTGCGCGTCGGTAGTCCACCCAGGCGTCGAAGCCGCGCTGCAACATCTCGGTCGTCTCGCGGGAATAGCCCATCGACGGCGTCTCGATGAGACGTCCGGCGCTGCGCTCCCACGCATCCCACAGGAGGCGTGTCTGACCCAACAGCTCGGAGCTGTCGCCGCCGAAGGCGCGCGTGGCCGACGTCGGCACCTCCTTCATCAAGTTCGCCCACGGGCCGGGCAGTCGCTCCAATGCGGCAAGGTAGCCGGCCCACAGGCTGTTGATGTCGCCGGGCGGCGTGCCCAGGTTGGACCACGGCGCGGCCATCGACTGCTGCATCAGCTGGCCGAACGCATCGAGCTTGGCCGTCGTCTCCTCGGGCGAGGTCGCCGGCGCCGAGAGCATCGACCATGCCTGCTGCATGAGCGCGCCGTAACGAAGCATCGTCTCCTGGGTGGCCGCCATGCCCTGAGCTGCGTCCCTGGCCACCGGGTCCGCCCCGGCCGTCCAAGCCGCCGTGGTCTGGTGCGCCAGTTGCCGCCACGAGGCCAGCCAGGCGTCCGTTGCACCGGACCATGGCGATGCACCCGGCCATTGCGCGGCGCCCGGCCATGGGGCCCCGGTCGGAGCCGTGCCGGCGTGGCCGCCCGTGGGGCGCGCAGCCTGGCCGGCCGCTGTGCCGGCGGCCTGGGCGCCGGCGGCCGCAAGGTCAGCCCACTGCGACCACATCTGACGCTGGGCATCGGCCATGCCCTGCCACATCGAACCCATCCCGTCCTGACCCTCGCTCATGGCGCCCATCCCCTCGACGGCAAGGAGCCGCTCGGTGCCCGGCGCGCACGCCGGCAGTTGAAACGACGATCGGCCAGGGCACGGTGAATACTGTGCCCTGGCCGATGACGATGGCGCCCAAAGGCAACCGCCTGTGGCGCGCTGCGCGAATGCGCTTAGTTCTTGCGGGCGGCCTTGGTCGTGTCCGCGACGCTCTCGGCCAACTCGCGGCCGGCGGTCGCGAACTCGGCGACCTGCGTCTGCGCGACGCGCGCCTGCGTCTGCACGGCCTTCACGGTCTCCTGGGCCATCGACTGGCCGGCCGTGCTCAGCGTCTCGGCAAGCTTGGTGGCCTGGTGCACGCCGGTCTGGACCTGACCCTGCCACGCCTCGGCGGCCTTCTGGATCTGGGCCTGCTCGCGCTGCGCCAGCTCCTGGATGCGGTTCGCCGTGTCGGTGAACACCACGTTCCACTGCTCGCGCAGCGAAACGAGGGCTTCCATCTGGGCCTTCGTGGCCTCGAGGTTGAAGTGGTTCCAGGCGGTGAGGGTCTCGTTCCACTGGCTCAGGTTCGTCTTGACGGTCTCGGGCATCATGGTGGTCTCTCCTAGGCTTATCGGCACCCCACCATCCGCGGGGTGGCTTTCGTGTTTCGCCGGCACCGCGTTCGTGCCGTACGATGGACAGTCTACCCACCCGAGTTACACACCAGTTACAAGATCCTCTTGTCGGTTCCCTTGTCGGTCCCTCTATTCGTTCCCTCTGTCGCGCAACGCCGCCTCCACCCGCCCCACCTTCTCGTCCAGCGCCTGCAGCCGCGCCGCCACCTCGCCCAGCGCGGCCAGCACCGCCGCCGCGTCCGGCGGGCGCTTGTCCTTCTCGGCGGCCGCACCGGTGCCCAGGAACGGCGACCACCACGTCAGCGAGCGCTCGATCTGCTCGCCCACCTGTTGGCGTACGGCCTCCGACTTCGCCATCGTCTGGCTGAAGGCGTCGAGCATGTACGTGGCGTAGCCGCTCGTCACGCGCTCCCACAACTGGAAGCTGTCGGCCAGCGCTTGCCGCTGGTCGTCCGGCGAGCGGTCGGCGACGGCGTTCATCGTCAGCGTTGCCAGTTGGTGCTGCATGAACGCCACCGCGTCGGCGAACTCGGTGAAGCGCGCCTCGGCATCGCTCTGGACGTGCCGGATATGGCCCCGCCAGCGGACGCGCGACTCACCGCCCTCATCCGCATAGAGGTCCTGTGTGAACCGCAGGACGAACGAGGCGATGTCCCCGCCCGCCTCCGTCGGTCGCCGCGAACCGCTCTCACGCTCAGCCATCTGCGCTTCCTCCGAATCACGTCCGTCCGTCGTTCTCGACGCCGGCTACGTCCCCACTCCGAGCCGGACGGAATCGTACACCGCCCGCGTCTGCGGCAGGGGGACGATGCCGAGCTCGCTCTCCAGCGCCGCCACGCACCGCTCCCAACTGCGGATCGCCAGCGCCCGGTTGCCGCGGGCGGCGTGAGCGCGCATCTCGATCCGCCAGGCGTCCTCCCAAACCGGGTCGGTCGCCAGGACGCGGCCTGTCAGCCGCAAGCTCTCGAGCGGGTTCGTCTCGACGAGCAGCTCCGCCAACGTCGTCATCGCCCCGAAGGCAAGCACCTGCAGCCGCTCATGCTCGCTGCTCGCCCAGTCGTCATAGCGCCGTTCGGGGAGATAGTCCCCGCCATACAGCTCCGCCGCCGCCGCATAGTGCGCCGCGGCCCCGTCGCGGTCGCCGCCGATCTGCCGGTTGCCGGCAGCCACGTGCCCTTCGAGCGCCTCGGCATCGACCCACGCCTCCGCCAGGTCGATGCCGTATGTCGCTCCCCAGCGCCGCACGAAGCGCGGTTCGGCCCGGGCCGCACGGTCCGGTTCGAGCGCCCGCTGTACGGCGTTCAGCGCCACCTTGAAGTCCCTGTCCCCGGCCGCCGCATCGAGATCCGGCCAGAGCGCGTCGACGATCTGCTCCTTGTCGAGCCGCTTGCGCCGGAGCGTCACGACGAACTGGAACAGCTGGACCGCCTTGTCCCGACCCCACGCAGCCGGCAGCACCGGCACCCCGTCCCGCCAGACGCGAAATGCGCCCAACGTCTGGACGACGAGCGGCACGGCCCGAATCGCCGCAGCCAGCGGGTCGACCCGCACGTCCGCCGGACCATCGGGGGGTTGCGGTTGGTCGGACGCCTGAACGCTCACACGGTCGATTGTCGTCGCCGATCCGACCATGCGTCAACCGCCGCGTCCCGCCCCGTTACGACTTCGCCCGCGGCCGCGTGATCTTCGGCCGCCCCGGCGATGCCGCGTCCACGATCACGGCGTGTGCCGCACCGACGTCCTCGAGGACAGCGGCGAGCGCGATGTCCCGCGGCCAGCCGTCACTGGCCAGCGTCCACGCTGCGTCGAGCGTCTCGGCCGTCCAGGCGTCGTCGCCGGCGTTCAGCTTGGCCAGCGCGGCGTAGGCGGTGCGGAAGGCGGTCAGGCGGTCGGGCGTGGCCGCGGCGGGCAGTGCGCGCTCGACGGCGCGGACGGCCAGCTTGAGGCGGGTCTCGGGCAGAGCCATGTCGATCTCTCCTTGGGCTGTGATCGGCGGGTTGCGATGGAGGGTTGCGATCGGCGACGTCCACTGGGCGATCCAAGCGAAGCGGCCGACCGGTCGACGCGGTCCATCCGGTCGACACGCCCGTCAGCGTACCCCGTTCGCAACCTCGCGGCGCGTCCGTTTCCCGCCGCGCGCCCGCCGCGCAGCCGACGCTCGTTGGCGTCGAACTGCGCCCGCCGACCGCATCCAGGACGCAACCAAGCCGCAACCACGCCCCACGCAGGCCTGACAGAGACGACTGGCGCGGCTTGCAACGAGCGTTATAATCCCGCCGGTTCCCGCCGGGCCGGAGCGTGGTGGCCATTGGCCGCCGGCCGATCCGGAACAGCGATGTCCGGTCGCCCATGCGCGCAGCATCGCTTCGAATCCCCTCCAGGAGGCTTGACTTGATGCGAAAGCGTCTACTCATCGCAGTGGTTGCCGCAGGCGCCATGATGTCGTTCAGCGGGCGTGCGAACGCCGCTCCGTTGACCGACACGACGTATACCGTCAAGGGCGGCGACACGCTCTCGGGCATCGGCTCGCGCTGCGGTGTCGATTGGAAGAAGATCCAGACGGCCAACCGCTTGGCCAACCCGAACCGAATCGCCCCGGGCACGACGTTGAAGATCCCGGGCTCCGCGGCGTGCACCAGCCCGAAGCCGGCCGCTCCGCGCCAGGCGCCGGCCCAGCCGCAGCCGTCCGACCCGAACGCACCCGCCGCGCCCGTCGCCGCCGCCCCGGTCGCCGCGGCGCCGGCCGGCTTCGGCTACGGCATCCAGATCCATGCGCCCGATGGCGACCAGCGCGCCGTCGACGCCGTCTCGGACATCGGCTTCAACTGGGTGAAGCAGCAAGTCGAGTGGTTCCGCTACGAGGGCTCGCCCGGCCAGGCGAACTTCGCCGGCCTGGACAACCTCGTGAACCAGGCGAACGCGAAGGGCATCAACGTGATGTTCAGCGTCGTCAAGGCGCCGGATTGGGCGCGGGCGGGCAACTCGGATCGCAGCGTCGCCGGCCCGCCGGCGGACCCGAACACGATGGCCAGCTTCCTCGGCCGCATGGCGGAGCACTTCCGCGGTCGCGTGAAGGCCTACGAGGTCTGGAACGAGCAGAACCTGCACTACGAGTGGGGCAACGAGCCGCTCTCGGCCGGCCGCTACGTCCAGATCCTGTGCGCCAGCTACCGCGCGATCAAGGCGTCCGACCCCGGCGCCGTCGTCGTCAGCGGCGCGCTCACGCCGACCGGTGTGAACAACAACTTGGCGATGGACGACGTGAACTACCTCAGCCAGATGTACGGCGCCGGCCTGCGCGGCTGCGCGAACGCGATCGGCGCGCACCCTTCCGGCTACAACAAGCCGGCCACGGCCGGTGTCGGCTGGTCGGCGCCCGGCAAGACGGACTTCAGCGGCCACCGCTCGTTCTACTTCCAGGGCACGATGCAGGCCTATCGCAACGTCATGGCCCGCAACGGCGACGGCGGCAAGAAGATCTGGGCCACCGAGTTCGGTTGGGCGTCCGTCGAGAACATGGGGGCCGGCCCAGCGCCCGGCTACGGCTACGCCGCCCAGAACAACGAGGGCGAGCAGGCGCAGTACCTCGTCGACGCGTTCAACATGGCGCGCAGCTGGGGCTACGTCGGTCCGATGTTCGTCTGGAACCTGAACTTCGCGCCCGTCGCCGGCAATGCCGACGAGAAGGCCGCCTTCAGCATCGTCCGCAACGACTGGGCGCCGCGCCCGGCGTATCACCGGCTGAAGGGCATGTCCAAGTAAGCACCCGGACCTGGATCGCTCGCCGCTGCCGGCCGGTTCTCAGCCTGCAACGCGACGACCGCCGATCATGATCGATCCGCAACGCCCCGGCCATGCGCACCCCGCACGGCCGGGGCGTTGTCTTTCGCCTGCGCCAGGCGCTGCGGCAGCGCGACCGCTGCCGCGCGTCGCGCTGCCGCGGCCGCTGCGATCCGCCGTCGCCGCGTCCGCGCTCGCCTTCGCGGCGATCGCGTGCCGCCAAGCCACCGACGTGCCCCCGCCGCCCAACGCCTCACCCCCCGCCCTCGCCCCGCTCCCCCCCGGCGTCGCCGAAGCCCTCGCGGCCGCGACGGCGATCCCGATCGTGCCGCCCGCATCGGCCGCCGTACCGTTCGTTCTGCGCCCAGCCGCCGCGCCGCCGTCCGGGGAGCCGGCGCTCGGCGCCGGCCCATGGTCGCCCGACGGCACGCACCTCGTCGCCTACACGCAGGAGTCGGGTGCGGCCGGAGAGGCAGCCATCGGGCGCGTCTGGATCGTCGATGCGGGCGCGGCCGTGTCGGCCGTTGATCCCGCGGTCGCCGGCGTCTCGCCCGCCCCACGCTGGACGGCCGACAGCGGCGACGTTGTGGGCGCTGTGGCGGAGCGGGCCCTGGCGACATGGCAGGCGGACGGCTCGCTGCTGCTGGCCCGTGACGCCGACCCGGTCATCGATGCTGCAGGCGATGT
The window above is part of the Candidatus Avedoeria danica genome. Proteins encoded here:
- a CDS encoding thiolase family protein; this encodes MKEAFIVSGARTPLGKFGGGLMDVSPVDLGAHAMRAALARGNVAPEAVDGYVFGNVVSAGHGQLIARQAAIKAGIPDTIDGYHVNMVCSSAMLATMNAVTHIKAGERDIMVAGGTESMSQSGFLLRPAARWGYKYISGKSEPLIDLLDHDGLTDPLTGERMGDQTERLAAEFGISRADLDEVAFESHRRAAAATDGGKFAGEIAPYEIQGRKGVTVVDRDEGIRPDTTLESLAKLRPAFNPDGVITAGNASQLTDGAAALVVASGDAVAAHGLKPIAKVLGSTWAAGPGWRFAAAPIPAVKQLLDQLGMTVDDIDLFENNEAFAVNSVLFHRELGVPYDKLNVNGGAIALGHPIGATGARLIVTLLAALADRGKTLGLATLCHGTGGSTAVVVERVG
- the phaC gene encoding class III poly(R)-hydroxyalkanoic acid synthase subunit PhaC — encoded protein: MMPNVFAITPETFARELAEMSRQTVAGVETLSRIDSDDVTVGCSAKEAVWSEDGITLYRFTPRVAEPRPVPLLISYALVNRPYMVDLQEDRSLVRNLLDLGLDVYLIDWGYPTRADRWRTLDDYINGYIDRCVDEVRARSGQPAIHVLGICQGGTFSLCYAALHPDKVKSLIAMVAPVDFHAESGADCGLLNAWARPMDIDLMVDALGNIPGDFMNLGFLMLKPFQLNVAKYAGLLDIAEDETKVRNFLRMEKWIFDSPDQAGEAYRQFLKDFYQDNKLIAGEVELGGRRVDLKAVTMPVLNVFAEQDHLVPPASSLALAGRVGTADYKELSYPVGHIGMYVSGKVQKTLPAALVEWLDARS
- a CDS encoding transcriptional regulator, producing the protein MSVQASDQPQPPDGPADVRVDPLAAAIRAVPLVVQTLGAFRVWRDGVPVLPAAWGRDKAVQLFQFVVTLRRKRLDKEQIVDALWPDLDAAAGDRDFKVALNAVQRALEPDRAARAEPRFVRRWGATYGIDLAEAWVDAEALEGHVAAGNRQIGGDRDGAAAHYAAAAELYGGDYLPERRYDDWASSEHERLQVLAFGAMTTLAELLVETNPLESLRLTGRVLATDPVWEDAWRIEMRAHAARGNRALAIRSWERCVAALESELGIVPLPQTRAVYDSVRLGVGT
- a CDS encoding LysM peptidoglycan-binding domain-containing protein; the encoded protein is MRKRLLIAVVAAGAMMSFSGRANAAPLTDTTYTVKGGDTLSGIGSRCGVDWKKIQTANRLANPNRIAPGTTLKIPGSAACTSPKPAAPRQAPAQPQPSDPNAPAAPVAAAPVAAAPAGFGYGIQIHAPDGDQRAVDAVSDIGFNWVKQQVEWFRYEGSPGQANFAGLDNLVNQANAKGINVMFSVVKAPDWARAGNSDRSVAGPPADPNTMASFLGRMAEHFRGRVKAYEVWNEQNLHYEWGNEPLSAGRYVQILCASYRAIKASDPGAVVVSGALTPTGVNNNLAMDDVNYLSQMYGAGLRGCANAIGAHPSGYNKPATAGVGWSAPGKTDFSGHRSFYFQGTMQAYRNVMARNGDGGKKIWATEFGWASVENMGAGPAPGYGYAAQNNEGEQAQYLVDAFNMARSWGYVGPMFVWNLNFAPVAGNADEKAAFSIVRNDWAPRPAYHRLKGMSK